Sequence from the Halobacteria archaeon AArc-dxtr1 genome:
CCCGGTAGTGAGCGCGATTCACCGGTCGAGCGGAGCGAGACCGGCTTTTTGGCATCAACGGGTTTTGCCGGGGGTTGAGGCTGGCGCCAAAGGCGCCAGCCGATGCCCCCGGTAAAAGAGGTTGCTGCACTGGCCGGTGGCCCGTGGTTTGGATGCAGCCGTACAGCCGGTTCTCTAACACCTGAATCGGCCCTGCTATTCGGGGTCGGCACTCGTTTGGTCGCGCGAAGCGCGGCGAGTTTTCCGACCGAACTTACAACCCGGCGACGTCTTCGATCGCGTCGGTCAACTCTTTGATCGACTCGACGTCGTGTTCGCCCATGTGGCCGATACGGAACGTCTCCTCGCCGAGTTGCGAGCCGTAGCCGTTCGAGAAGACCATGTCGTACTCCTCGCTGACGGCGTCGATCGTCTCGGCGACGTCGATTCCCTGCGTGTTCTCGATGCAGGCGACCGTCTGGGACTCGTAGCCTTCCTCGGGGAACATCGCGAAGTGCTCGTCGGCCCACTCGTGGACGTATGCCATCATCTCCCGGTGGCGCTCGTCGCGGGCCTCGTGGCTCTCTTCTAACATGTGTTTCATCTGCTTGCGGTAGGCGAGCATGATCGGGATCGCAGGCGTGGAGTGGGTCTGGCCCTTCCGGTCGTAGTAGTCGAGACAGCGCTGGAAGCCGCCGTACCACGACGCGGAGTCGGTCTCCAGTTCGCGGTCGTAGGCCTCATCGCTGACGACGCAGACGGCGAGGCCGGGCGGCATGGCGAATGCCTTCTGGGTCGACGTGAAGATGACGTCGATGTTGTGCTCGTCGATGTCGACGTAATCTCCGCCCAGCGCGGAGACCGCGTCGACGACGAAGTAGGTGTCCGGATACTCGGCGACGACGTCACCGATCTCTTCGATCGGATTCCGGACGCCGGTGGAGCTTTCGTTCATCACGGTCGCGACCACGTCGTAGTCGGTGTCGCTTTCCTCGAGTTCTGCGCGGATGTCTTCGGGCTTGATCGCCTGGCCCCACTCGTACTCGAGGCGGTCGACGGTTTTGCCGAGGCGTTCGGCGACGTTGGCGTGGCGCTCGCTGAAGCTGCCACAGGTCGGCACGAGGATGTTCTCGTCGACGAGGTTGAGCGTCGATGCCTCCCAGAACTCCGTTCCCGACCCCGTGAGGATGATCACGTCGTTGTCGGTACCGAGGAACTCCTTCGTATCCTCGACGATGGTCGTGTAGAGGTCAGTCATCCGGTCCATCCGGTGGCCGAACATCGGCTGGCTCATCTCCGCGATGACGTCCTCGCGTACCTCCGTCGGACCCGGAATGTACAGCGTCTGCTCGGGGTAGTCGTCTCTGTATTCGCGTTTTTCGGTCACGGAAACCACCTGATACCGGTCACTGGGTGGCGAGACGGTATGGTACTTTTGATGCCCGTATCGGCCCGGTGGTCGGCCCGCTGATTCCAGCGGTGTTGCAACTCCGATCTGGTGTTTGTCTCAAAGAAGACAGTCCAAAAACCGCTTTGAATCCGTTATTCGAGTTGGATGTCGCCCTGCATCTGGCCGTGCGGGTAGCAACGGTAGTAGGCCATGTCGCTGCTGGCCTCGAACTCGAGGAAGTCACCGTCGTCGTCGGGGTCCGTAATGACCTCTTCTTCGTCGCCGTACAGGTAGTAGTCGTCGACGAGGTCTTCGTTCTCGTCCCAGATGATGACGTTGTGGCCGCTGCCGTCTCCCTGCGTCCAGCCGATCTCGTAGGTTTCACCCTCCTCTAAGACCAGCGTTGGGTTCGTCTCGCCAGCGATCGATTCGGGCTCGAGGCCCTCCCAGCCGCTGGTGATCCCTTCGAGCAGGATCTGCTCTCCGGGCTCGATCGCTTCGGCCTCGTCGCCGTTGTCGTCGTCGCCGTTACCGTCGTCGTCGCCGTTGTCGTCACCACAGCCCGCAACGAGGGCGGTCGCCGCCGTCGCGCCCGTAACCTTCATAACGGTTCGTCGTGAGAACGTACTCTCTCGTGCCATCACGTTACGCTTCGTACTGCATACATAAAAACCAATTCCCTCTCTCGTGGCAGAGTTACGTGTTCACATACCACTCTTCCTTCGGATCTTTTCAAAATGGCTTGCTACTTCGAAACAAATACCGTGGACAATAGCGCCCTCACCGAGATCCGTCGCTCGCTCGCTCACTCGTCGTCGAGTGATCGCCGATCGACAGTTGCAGGAACGCCGGCACTGCCACGATCGCGATCGCGATTTCGAGGCCACCGACGACGAGGAAGGCGAGGCCGTAGCCGTAGGTGCTCGCGACGGTTCCACCGATCAGGAAGCCCCCGAGAAATCCCAGGCTTCCCGCGAGGTTGAACCCACCCATCGCCACCCCACGCTCGCTGTCGGCCGCCAGGTCGGTCACCAGTGCCATCGTCGCAGGCGAGACCAGCGCTCCCAGTACGCCGACAGCGACCATCGCGGCTGCAGCCAGCGCGACGGTCGGCGCGGCGCCGACAGCGAGGATGCCGCCGCCGTAGCAGACTGAGCCGATGACGATCGGGACCGTCCGACCGACTCGATCCGAGAGCGCACCCATGGGGTACTGGAGGAGGGCAAAGGGGGCGAAAAAGCACGCCAGCAACAGCCCCGTCGTGGCCGGATCGAGGCCGAACGTGTCCTGGAAATATAACGTCCCGACGAGAGCAAAAAAGCCCGCAGTGAGCCGGTCGACGAAGCCAAAGGCGTAGGGGATCGAGAGGGCAGGGCGCCGTCTGACGCCGCGCAACACCGCCCGGGCGGTCCCGCGACTCTCGGGTGCTCGGTCGGGTACCAGCGCCACCAGCGCGCCGATGGCAACGAGCAGCCCCGCGGCGACAATCAGGGGTGCGATGGGGTCGACCTCGGTCAGCTGGCCGCCCATCGGTGCGCCGAGGGCTGCCCCGAGCCCGATCGCGATCCCTGCTGCACCCATATTCCGACCGTGTCCTCCCTCTAGATCCATCAGCATCGTAATCGTCAGGGAAAATGCGCCGATCGTCATTGCCCCCTGGAAGAACCGTAGCACGAGCACACCTTCGAAGGGAATCGTCCCGATCGCGGGAACTGCCGCCAGCGCGAGATAGCCCGCCGCACCCGCCAGCGCACCGCCGACGATGAACGGCGTCCGCCGACCCACCGCGTCGCTGGCGAGTCCCCAGAGGCCGACGACGGCGACGTAGCCGGCGAACTCGGCGACCAGGAACCACATGCTCGCATCGAGTGCGGTCGCCGCCAGCGACGCGCCCGCCTCAACGTCCGCCCCGAGCACGTCGACCAGCGTCGCGACGCCCGGATAGAGTAGCAACTGCGAGAACAGCACGGAGAAGACCACCGCCGCGAGGATGATTCGGTCTCGCGCGTTCGTGTTCACGCGCCGTCGGTACGGTCCCCGACCCTTTAGGGATTCCAATTTCACCGTCGTCGATTCTGGATCGATGGTCCGGTCGTCGTCGATTCTGAACCAATAGTCCACTTGCGGGCTCGATACCGCCGAGAAGATTGTGTTCGGGGCGTTCGAGTCGGTGTTTGGGTTGTCGTGACATGACGTGCGGAATTTGCCGTTACTGCCACGCATAAGACCTCGTAGGAGTATGCGTACTAAACATGAACGACGACGCGAGCGACGGGACCGACGCGGCCGAGTCGCGGTGTCGATTCGGCACGCGCAGCGTACACGCCGGACAGTCACCCGACCCCGAGACGGGTGCGATGGCTCCTGCGATCTACCAGACAACCTCCTACGCCTTCGACGATGCCGATACCGCAGCCGACCTCTACGCTCTGGAGCGCGAGGGGCACATCTACTCACGGATCTCGAATCCGACGGTCCGGACCCTCGAGGACCGACTCGCCTCGCTCGCGGGCGCCTCGGGCGCCGTCGCGACCGCCGCCGGGATGGGCGCGCTCGACTCCATCGTCCTCGTCCTGGCCGAAGCCGGCGACAACGTCGTCGTCTCGACGGATACCTACGGCGGCTCTACTGCCTACTTCTCGAAGACCGCCTCCCGACGCGACATCGAGGCCCGGTTCGTCCCGACACTCGAGTACGACGCCTACGAGGAGGCGATCGACGAGGACACCGCCTTCGTCCACGTCGAGACGATCGGAAACCCCTCGCTGGTCACGCCCGACTTCGACCGCCTCGCGGAGATTGCCCACGAGAACGGCGTTCCCCTCGTCGTGGACAACACGTTCGCGACGCCCGCGCTGTGTCGCCCGCTAGAACACGGCGCCGACGTCGTCTGGGAGTCGACGACGAAGTGGCTCCACGGCTCCGGGACGACCGTCGGCGGGGTCGTCTTAGATGGCGGGGAGTTCCCATGGGGTGAACACGGCTACGACGAAATCGCCGGCCAGAACCACGCCTACCACGACGTCGACTTCTCGCGTGACTTCGCCGACGCGCCACTGGCCGCGGCCGTCCGATACCGGTCCGTCCGTAGTCTCGGCAACCAGCAGTCACCGTTCGACGCCTGGCAGACCCTCCAGGGGCTCGAAACGCTGCCCCTGCGGATGGAGAAACACTGCGAGAACGCCGCCATCGTCGCTGACTACCTCGCGAATCATGAGGACGTTGCCTGGGTTACGCACCCGGGACTCGAAGAGCACCCGACCCACGAAACCGCCTCCCGCTATCTCGCAGACTACGGCGGCATGATCGCGTTCGGTCTGGAAGGTGGCTACGAGGCCGGCAAGCGCTTCTGTGAGTCCGTCGAGGTCGCCCAGTTTCTCGCCAACATCGGCGACGCGAAGACGCTCGTCATCCACCCCGCGAGTACCACCCACGGCCAGCTTACCCCCGAGGAACAGGAGGAAGCCGGCGTCACGGCTGATCTGATCCGGCTCTCGGTCGGCATCGAGGATCCTGCCGACATCCTCGCGGATCTCGAGCAGGCGATCGAGGCGGCGTCGTAGTTGCACTTGCCGACGCACTCGCCGTCGCCGTCCTCGGCGACCGACTCACCACCACGGTTCGAGGAGGTCCTGCGAGCTGTTTGCCGCGAGGAGCCCGCCGACGACGAGCACCGCGAGCGCCGCCGTCAGCGGGGTGAACAGCCCGACCACCGCGACCGGGATCGCAATCGCGTTGAACGCGAGGGCCAGCCGGGTGTTCCGGACGAGTCGCCGACGGGCGGCGTCCGCGAGGTCGAACGCCGTCTCCACCGCGGCGAGGTCGTCATCGGCGATCACGAGATCTGCCGCGTCGGCCGCGAGCGCGGTTGCGCTTCCGAGCGAGATGCCGAGATCCGCCGCGGCCAGCGCCGGGGCGTCGTTGGTCCCGTCGCCGACCATCGCGACCCGTCGGTTCGCGCTGAGTCGCTCGATCGCGGCCGTCTTCCCGGCGGGCGGGACCGAAGTGAACGCGTGGCTCACCACCGGGTGGCGGGCGAAGCGCTCGGTGGCCGCCTCGTCGTCGCCGGTCAGCACCACGACGTCGATCCCCCGCTCGCCCAGCCGCTCCAGGCTCTCCGCCCAGCCCGCTCGCGGCTCGTCGCCAACGACGATCACGCCCGCCGCAGTCCCGTCGCGACCGACGACGACGGGCAGTTGTCCGGCCTTGCGGGCCGCGGCCGCCTGCCCTCGGACATCCGCAGGTACCGTCCACCCCCGCTCGTCGAAGAGTGACGCCGCGCCGACCAGGACCGTCGAGCCGTCGACGATACCCTCGACGCCCGTTGCGAAACTCCGAAACTCGCTCACCGAGCCGGCATACTCGCGGGGTTCGCCGCCGTCCGTTCGGAACTCCTCGTCGTCGGCAGCGAACGCGGCCGCGATGGCCTTCGCAGCGGGGTGGGCCGCCCGGCGCTCGAGTGCCCCAGCCTCTCGCAGCAGGGCCGCGGGCGCGTCGGCTTCGAGCACCTCCATCGTCCCCGTAGTTAGGGTTCCGGTCTTGTCGAATACCACGACGTCGACCGCACGCAGGCGCCTGAAGACGGTCTCGTCGAAGACGACGACGCCGTGCTTGAGCGCGCTTTCGAGACTCGTCGCGACCGACAGCGGTGTCGCCAGCCCGATCGCCCACGGGCAGCCCACGAGAAGTGCCGTCCCGAGCACCGCAACGGTGCCGATCGGTCCGGCACCGAGGGCGAGCGCCGCCGCGCCGGCGAGAAGCGCGGCGCCGACGACGACCGGAACGAGCCGCGCGGCGACCGCATCAGCGCGGCGCCTGACGCCGTGGTCGGCGCTCTGAAGTCGCCAGACGGCGTCTCGGAGTCGGTCGAGACTGCTCGTCGCCTCTTCTCCGGTACGGACGACGGCGGCGCCGCCGACGACGATCGCGCCGCCGACGAGTTCGTCGCCCGCTCGCTTCTCGACCGGGAGGGACTCGCCCGTGACGACCGCCTCCTCGACCGTACACCGTCCCTCGTCGAGCCGGCCATCGACCGGGATCCGCTCGCCACGGCGGACGAGCACCCGATCGCCCGGTGACACCGCCTCGACCGGGACCTCGGCCGTCGTCCCGTCCGGCTCGTAGACGCGCGCGCTGTCGACCTGTGAGACGGTGAGGTCCGTGAGTCGACCCAGAGCCCGCCGCTTGACAGCCGCCTCGTAGAACATCGCGCCGGTCACGGTGGCGGCGACGACTACCGTCAGGTCGAAGTAGACGTCCGTCCGGCCGGCCAGCACGGCGATCGTGCTGTAGGCGAAGGCAGTGACCACCGTGATCGAGACGAGCAGGTCCACGTTCGGACGGCGCATCTTCAGCCCAACGTAGGCGCCCCGCAGCACCGGCATACCGGTGAAAAACAACACCACGGCGGTCACGACGAAGTAGACACGAAGGAAGAACAGTCCGCTCTCCCCCTCCGTCCCGAACGCGGCCTCGAACGGATCCAGGGCAGCGATATCGACGAGGGCGGCAAGCTGGGAAGGGTACACCAACGTGACGTACGGGACGAGCAGGAACGTGCCAAAGAGCACCCCGGCGGCGTAGCGCATCCCGAGGGTCTCGTCGGTCCGTCGCTTTCGCACCCCCGACACCTCGCGCGCCCGGTTCGTGGCTCCCCCGCCGCCCGAGGAGTCTCTGCTCGCCCGCTTCCGGAGGTACGCCGTGTACCCCAGCGTGCTCAGCGCGTCGCGCAGCTCCCTCGGCGAGACTTGGTCGGGATCGTGTTCGATCCGGATCGTCTCCGAGACGTAACTCGCCTCGGCATCGGCGACGCCCGAGATCGCCGCGGCGACCGCCTCCAGGAACGCCTCGCACGTCGGGGAGTGCATCCCGTCGATTCGAAGGTACGTGGTTTCCGGCTTGTCGGTTGACTGTTCGTTGCGACCGCCCCCGGAGGCGTGCACGGTCTTGGGGCTTCTCGCATCGCTCGCGTCCCCGGTAGCAGGGTCGGCGAGTGCATCGTCGACGTCCCGACACCCACTGCTACAGTAGCCGCCGTCGACGGGGTCGGTCGGGATCGGTCGGCCACAGAGGACACACCGGCTGCGGTCTACGGGATCGGTAGACAGCGTCGATCACCACCGACGCTCGATCTCCCGTCGCTTCCACGGAATCTCGCGGGCGCGATCGGTGGTGTGGGTGCCGTCGGCGAACCGGCCGGACGCTGCTCCGTCTTTCACCGAGCGAGACTCGGTCGATCCCGGCAGTCGGGACTCCATCGGCGAAAATTCGGGGTCGACGACAATAAACGCCGCCCCGAATGCCTGCTCCCGACGCCTGCCGGGGAGCGGTCGAAGAGAGCGAATCTTGCCGTAACTGTGGGTTATTAGTCCACTCGAGAATATGCATGTCATACATGAATTGGGACGGAACGTCAGCGCCGGGGTGTGGGCCGAGCGCGCGCTTTGTGCCCCCGATGGTACGGAGGTGGGCGCTGTGACGACCCGAAACACCGTCGACCTCGGCCACTTTCAGTTCCTCTGTGGCGAGTCGATCCCAACTCTCGAGGTCGCTTACGAGACCTACGGCGAGTTCACGGGCGACAACGCCGTCTTGCTCTGTCACGCGCTCACCGGGAGCGCCCACGCGGCTCGCCGCCCCGACGCTGGCGGCGAGACTGCGGGCCAGGCCCGCGCCTGGTGGGGTGACCTCGTCGGGCCCGGGAAGGCGATCGACACCACCGAGTACTTCGTCGTCTGTGCGAACGCGCCGGGCTCGTGTTACGGCACGACTGGTCCGTCGAGCACGAACCCCGAAACAGGCGAGCCCTACGGGACCGACTTCCCGCCGGTCACCGTCGGCGACTGGACGCGCTCGCAGCGGCTCCTCCTCGACGAACTCGGCGTCGGCCGTCTCCACGCCGTCGTCGGCGGTAGCGTCGGCGGCATGAACGTCTTAGATTGGCTCCGGCGGTATCCCGACGACGTCGACCGCGCTGCCGCTGTCGCCGCGGCCGCCCGCCTCGACGCTCAGTGTCTCGCTCTTGACACCGTCGCCCGGCGGGCGATCACGTCCGATCCGAACTGGAACGGCGGCCACTACTACGGCTCGTCGGACGAGTCCGATGGTGGTTCCGGGCCCGAAGCCGGCCTCGCCCGCGCCCGCCAGATCGGCCACATTATGTACCTCTCGAAGGCGTCGATGACCCGCAAGTTCGGCCGCCGGTCGGCCGGCCGGGAAGCCGGTCGGTCGTCGCCGCCGGACGACGCGGCCGCTTTCTTCCCGTATCGGGAGGTCGAGTCCTACCTCGACTATCAGGCCGAGAAGTTCACCGACCGCTTCGACGCCAACAGCTACCTCTACATGACCCGTGCGATGGACGACTTCGACCTCTCGGCGGGCTACGAGTCAGACGCCGACGCGCTCGCGGCCTTCGAGGGCGAACTACTCGCCATCTCCTTTACCGGCGACTGGCACTTCACCGTCGAGCAGTCAGAGCACCTCGCGGAAGCCTGCCGCGAGGCCGGCGTCGACGTCGCCCACCACGTGATCGACTCCGACCACGGCCACGACGCCTTCCTCGTCGAACCGGAGAAGGTCGGGCCGCCGCTGTCGGCGCTGCTCGCCGACGGTCTCGAGGGCCGGTCGATCACCGATACCGTCGAGGACGAGATCGAATCGAGTTCGTTCGCGCCGGTGCACACGAGTCTGTTCTCGGAGTGACTGTTCGTCACCCCTCTCAAACAGTACAGTATGCTTCAACACCTCAGTTCTAATGTAAAACATATGTATGAAATACTTTACCGAAAAGAATAAAACACACCTCTTTGACGTATCAGTGATGCCTGAAAGCACTCAGCGCGGACAACAGGGGGAATCACAGGTTCAACGGTACGACGAGAGACAAGTAGAACAACAGCGCTCGTTGCCAGTTAAGCAGGGGGCCGCCTTCGGGGCAGTTGCAGCGGTTGCAACGTATTTAGCACATCTGCTCTTGACGATTGTTGCGACGGCACAGGCGTCACCTACACCCGATTCCGACGGCAATCCCGTCAGCCTGGTCGCTTCCTGGGAGGCTGCCGGCTGGAGTTATCTCTCGACGTTCGGTGTTGGGTTCGGGGCCGACGGCGAGACCGCGACGGTTGGTGATGCGCCCAACCACGCCGCAGCGTTCGCTGCGCCACCTATTTCGTTGGGTACGCTGGTCCTGTTCACCGTCTCGGTCGGCGCGATAGTCGCAGCCGGCTACGCGATCGCGAAGTACAGCGACCCCGACGATTCCGTCGAGGCAGTAAAGGCCGGTCTGACGACCGTCCCGGCGTATCTTGTCTTCGCCATCGTTATCGCCGTCGTGATGACTCACACGTACGAGGACGTGCTTGCGGCCGGACTCGTCGACAGCGTCGCGGGCCTCGACGCTGCCGATTACGAGGAAGGAGATACGGTCTCGTTCGGTGCTTCGACCACGAGTGCAGCACTCTACGCCGGCCTGCTGTTCCCGGCCGTGTTCGCGGTTGCAGGCGCACTCCTCACTGAGTGGCGAGACGCCCGTGATCGTGTTCTCGCGAAAGTAGCCTAATTGGGATCGAACGGATACCGACGCAGCCTCGCAGTCGCGATCTTTTGGTACTGTGCCGAACGCCTCACGGAGCGGCTGGCTCGAGCACGTCGTCTTCGACCAGTAGTTCCCGTACCTCGGCCATCGACGTCGCGACGACGTCACACTCGGGCTCGACTGCCGGCTTGGGCTCGAATCCGATCGCGAGGCCAGCGACCTCGAGCATCGGCAGGTCGTTGGCACCGTCGCCGATCGCGACGGTCTCTGCGAGATCGACGCCGACGTCGTCGGCGAGGTCCGCGAGCGCGTCGTCTTTGGTCCCCTCGATCAGCGGTCCCTCGGTGTCGCCGGTGAGTTCGGTTTCGCCGTCGTCCATCACCAGCCGATTCGCGACGATGTGGTCGACGGTGACGCCCTCACGCTCGAGGGCCGCTGCCACGCCCCGTTCGAACCCACCGGTGAGAATCGCCGTCGTGACGCCGGCGTCGTTCAGCTCCGCGATCAGGTCGGCCGCCCCCTTTCGGAGCCGAACCTCGTCGAATGCGGCTGCGGCCTCCTTCGCGTCGAGCCCGGAGAGCAACGCGACGCGCTCGTAGAGGCTCTCGGCGTAGCCGATCTCGTCGTTCATCGCACGCTCTGTGATCGCGGCCATCTCGTCGGCGGCGTCACAGCGGTCGCCGAGCAGTACGGTCATCTCGGAGTCAGAAAGCGTCCCGTCGAAGTCGAAGGCGACGACTGTCATCGCCCGGGGGTTGTTCCGGGGAGAATAAACCAGTTCATGTTTTGCTTCGCGGACCCAGAGACCGACGGCTGCGCTACGACTGCTCGTCGGTCTCAGCTCGCGCGTTCTCGTCGTCGTCGCCTCCCTCGTCGAACCGGTACCGTTGCTCAACGTCCGAATCGATGCCCGGGGGACGTTCGTCTTCGTCTGGCGGCCGCTTGTCTTCGTCCGGGAGTTGTTCGCCACCCTCCTCGTCGGCGAGATACGAAATTTCGCGCTGGGGGAACGGAATCGTGATCCCCGCCTCGGCGAATCGGTCGTAGACGCCGCGGTTTAGCTGGTTGACCGCCTGCTTCTCCGTGAGTGGGTGAGAGATGTACGCCCGAACTTCGAACACCAGCGCGGAGTCGCCGAACTCGTCGAACAGGACCCGTGGTTTCGGCGACTCGCGGATCAGGGGTGCGTCTGCACAGACCTCGAGGACAATCTCCTCAACCCGTCGGTAGTCCGTGCCGTAGGCCGCCGTCAGCGGAACCCGTATCCGAACGTGGCGCTGTGGCGACGTTTCGTTGACGACCTGCGAGGAGTTCAACACCGCGTTCGGCACCGAGATGAGCCGATTGTCGGTCGTCAACACCGTCGTGCTCCGGATGCCGACGTCGGTCACCGTCCCGCGCTGATCGTCTTCGACCTGGATCACGTCACCGACTTTGTACGTGTTGTCGACGTACAGCGAGACGCCCCCGATCAGGTTCGAGATGGCGTCCTGGGCGGCGAAGCCGATGACGATTCCGAGCACGCCGGCCGACGCCAGAAACGGCGTGAGTTCGATCTCCCAGACGGAGATCAACACCAGTCCGGCAGCGAGCGAGACGCCGATCGTCCACGCGTTCTTGAAAATCGGCGCGAACTCGTAGGTTCGGTCAGCAGCCTGTGCGACCTCGATCCAGCGGTTGCCAATGCGAACCGCAGTCCGGGCCCACAGCACCGTCAGCGCTGTGACGACGAGGCCGACCACGACGAACCCTGTCCCGACGAGATCGAGGACAGCCAGACTGAGATAGATCCCGAGTAGCCCGATCGAGACCGAAATTGGCGTGTGGATCTCCTCGAAGATGGCTCGCCGAAACGACGTCGACCCCGTTTCGTTGTGTGCCAGCCATCGCTTACTCGCCCAGTAGACGAGTTTCGCGAGCAGGTACGACCCCGCGAGCAACAGCGGGACGAGCAGCCACGGCTCCTGGACCACCCATTCCACCAGCTCCGACACCGCCGATTCGAGCGCGAGGTGGCCCACGTCCATACGCCTCTCCGGTTGTCGGTCGTCTCTTATAGGTTTGATCGAACTGCCGTCCGCGCCGTCGACCGGAACTGAATCTGCGCCGTCGACCGGAATCGCCATTCGAACCGTCGACCGAAACCGAATTCGCGTTGTCGATCGAAATCGCCGTCCGTAACCCTGATTCGGCTCCCCCGCCCAGTTCCGGCGATGACAGCGCGACCAGAGCCGGGTGGAGCGTCGTGACCGGTGCCACCGAAGCCGTCGCGCTCGCGTTGCTCACCGCCATCTTCTGGGGCCTCTCGCCGATATTCGACAAGCGCGGGATGGCCGCTGGCGGAGACCCCGTCCAGGCGTCGCTCGTCGTGGTCATCGTCGACTCCTCGCTGTACTGGCTCGCCCTCGCGGTCCTCTACGGCGGGACCACGTTCGACGGGATCACGACGGGAGCGCTCACCGTCTTCGTCTTCGCCGGCGTGATCGGCACCGCACTCGGCCGGATCGCGATCTTCGTCGGCGTCCACAAGGTGGGCGCGAGCCTCAACAGCGCGATCATGAGCACACGGCCGCTGTTCGCGACGCTGCTCGCACTGGCGTTCCTCGGCGAACCCCTCGGCCCGGTCACGGCCGCCGGCATCGTCGTCCTCGTCGCCGGTCTCTGCGTGCTGACGCTCTCCCGTGGTGGTGACCTCGCGGGCTGGGAGCCCCGCGACCTGCTGTGGCCGCTGGCTGCCGCCGCCACCTTCGCGGTCGCGAACGTCGCCCGCCGGTACGGGATGGTCGAGTTCGACATCTCGGCCCTGCAGGCCGTCGCAATAAACGAGACGGCCGGACTCGTCGCACTCGGCGCCTTCGCCCTCGCGACCCGACGCCGGCGAATTCTCACGAGTCCCCGCGAGAGCTACCGGTACTTCGCTGTGGCTGGCCTGCTCACCGCCGTCGCGATGCTCTCGCTGATGGCCGCACTGGGGCTCGAAGGTGGCCGCATCGCCGTCGTCGATCCGCTGGTGGCGACCGCCCCTTTCTTTACGCTCGTCTTCGCCGCCGTCTTCCTGCGCGATCTCGAGCGCGTCACGCGGGGCGTGATCGCCGGCGCTGCGTTGATCGTCGCCGGAGCCGTCCTGATCACCATCTGACCCTCCCCTCTTCTGGTCCGTCTCTCCCCGAACCGGGTTCGTGGAGGTGATTCCAGCCACGCCGCTTGCACCCTACTGCGGTACGTTTTCCCACTCATGACTACAACGGAAGGGTTTACCCGCTCCGGACAAGTGTCTCGCTCATGAAGGTCCTGGTCACGGATCCGATCGCAGACGCCGGCCTCGCGGTGCTCGAAGACGCCGGCTACGAGGTCGAGACGGGGTACGAACTCGAGGGCGAGGCGCTCCTCGAGGCGGTCGCCGACGCCGACGGGCTGATCGTCCGCTCTGGTACGGAGGTCACCCGCGACGTGCTCGAGGCTGCCGAGGAACTTGCTATCGTCGGCCGCGCCGGCATCGGCGTCGACAACATCGACATCGACGCTGCTACTGACGAGGGTGTCATCGTCGCCAACGCCCCCGAGGGTAACGTCCGCGCGGCCGCCGAACACACCGTCGCGATGACGTTCGCGACCGCACGCTCGGTCCCGCAGGCCCACGGTCGCCTCAAAGCTGGCGAGTGGGCGAAAGGCGACTACCTCGGCACCGAACTCAACGGCAAGACGCTCGGCGTCGTCGGCCTCGGCCGCGTCGGCCAGGAGGTCGCCAAGAAGCTCGACTCGCTCGGTATGGATATCGTCGCCTACGATCCCTACATTCCCGAGGAACGTGCTGACCGCATCGGCGCCGAACTCGTCTCTCTCGAGACCTGTCTCGAGCGCGGTGACTTCGTCACCATCCACACGCCGTTGACCGCCGAAACCGAGGGGCTGATCGGCCCCGACGAGCTCGACCTGATTGGGAACGGCTACCTGGTCAACGTCGGTCGCGGTGGTATCATCCAGGAGGACGCCCTAGCTGAGAAGGTCGC
This genomic interval carries:
- a CDS encoding MFS transporter, giving the protein MNTNARDRIILAAVVFSVLFSQLLLYPGVATLVDVLGADVEAGASLAATALDASMWFLVAEFAGYVAVVGLWGLASDAVGRRTPFIVGGALAGAAGYLALAAVPAIGTIPFEGVLVLRFFQGAMTIGAFSLTITMLMDLEGGHGRNMGAAGIAIGLGAALGAPMGGQLTEVDPIAPLIVAAGLLVAIGALVALVPDRAPESRGTARAVLRGVRRRPALSIPYAFGFVDRLTAGFFALVGTLYFQDTFGLDPATTGLLLACFFAPFALLQYPMGALSDRVGRTVPIVIGSVCYGGGILAVGAAPTVALAAAAMVAVGVLGALVSPATMALVTDLAADSERGVAMGGFNLAGSLGFLGGFLIGGTVASTYGYGLAFLVVGGLEIAIAIVAVPAFLQLSIGDHSTTSERASDGSR
- a CDS encoding alanine--glyoxylate aminotransferase family protein — encoded protein: MTEKREYRDDYPEQTLYIPGPTEVREDVIAEMSQPMFGHRMDRMTDLYTTIVEDTKEFLGTDNDVIILTGSGTEFWEASTLNLVDENILVPTCGSFSERHANVAERLGKTVDRLEYEWGQAIKPEDIRAELEESDTDYDVVATVMNESSTGVRNPIEEIGDVVAEYPDTYFVVDAVSALGGDYVDIDEHNIDVIFTSTQKAFAMPPGLAVCVVSDEAYDRELETDSASWYGGFQRCLDYYDRKGQTHSTPAIPIMLAYRKQMKHMLEESHEARDERHREMMAYVHEWADEHFAMFPEEGYESQTVACIENTQGIDVAETIDAVSEEYDMVFSNGYGSQLGEETFRIGHMGEHDVESIKELTDAIEDVAGL
- a CDS encoding O-acetylhomoserine aminocarboxypropyltransferase/cysteine synthase translates to MNDDASDGTDAAESRCRFGTRSVHAGQSPDPETGAMAPAIYQTTSYAFDDADTAADLYALEREGHIYSRISNPTVRTLEDRLASLAGASGAVATAAGMGALDSIVLVLAEAGDNVVVSTDTYGGSTAYFSKTASRRDIEARFVPTLEYDAYEEAIDEDTAFVHVETIGNPSLVTPDFDRLAEIAHENGVPLVVDNTFATPALCRPLEHGADVVWESTTKWLHGSGTTVGGVVLDGGEFPWGEHGYDEIAGQNHAYHDVDFSRDFADAPLAAAVRYRSVRSLGNQQSPFDAWQTLQGLETLPLRMEKHCENAAIVADYLANHEDVAWVTHPGLEEHPTHETASRYLADYGGMIAFGLEGGYEAGKRFCESVEVAQFLANIGDAKTLVIHPASTTHGQLTPEEQEEAGVTADLIRLSVGIEDPADILADLEQAIEAAS
- a CDS encoding heavy metal translocating P-type ATPase, with amino-acid sequence MHASGGGRNEQSTDKPETTYLRIDGMHSPTCEAFLEAVAAAISGVADAEASYVSETIRIEHDPDQVSPRELRDALSTLGYTAYLRKRASRDSSGGGGATNRAREVSGVRKRRTDETLGMRYAAGVLFGTFLLVPYVTLVYPSQLAALVDIAALDPFEAAFGTEGESGLFFLRVYFVVTAVVLFFTGMPVLRGAYVGLKMRRPNVDLLVSITVVTAFAYSTIAVLAGRTDVYFDLTVVVAATVTGAMFYEAAVKRRALGRLTDLTVSQVDSARVYEPDGTTAEVPVEAVSPGDRVLVRRGERIPVDGRLDEGRCTVEEAVVTGESLPVEKRAGDELVGGAIVVGGAAVVRTGEEATSSLDRLRDAVWRLQSADHGVRRRADAVAARLVPVVVGAALLAGAAALALGAGPIGTVAVLGTALLVGCPWAIGLATPLSVATSLESALKHGVVVFDETVFRRLRAVDVVVFDKTGTLTTGTMEVLEADAPAALLREAGALERRAAHPAAKAIAAAFAADDEEFRTDGGEPREYAGSVSEFRSFATGVEGIVDGSTVLVGAASLFDERGWTVPADVRGQAAAARKAGQLPVVVGRDGTAAGVIVVGDEPRAGWAESLERLGERGIDVVVLTGDDEAATERFARHPVVSHAFTSVPPAGKTAAIERLSANRRVAMVGDGTNDAPALAAADLGISLGSATALAADAADLVIADDDLAAVETAFDLADAARRRLVRNTRLALAFNAIAIPVAVVGLFTPLTAALAVLVVGGLLAANSSQDLLEPWW